Proteins encoded by one window of Deltaproteobacteria bacterium RBG_16_64_85:
- a CDS encoding indolepyruvate oxidoreductase subunit beta (Involved in the incorporation of exogenous aryl acids in the biosynthesis of aromatic amino acids: catalysis of the ferredoxin-dependent oxidative decarboxylation of arylpyruvates.) has product MNKARAGNVFLAGVGGQGILLASEVLCEAFLLSGYDVKKSEVHGMAQRGGAVTTHLRFGKKVHSPLIEPGTADLLVAFEKMEALRFAHYLSPGGAALVNAQEILPPSVSTGKERYPSRIEERLREFTPNLFVVDALAAALSLHEVRAVNIVMVGAASHFLPLAEEAYVEALRAALPAKIVEVNIRAFRTGRGILPTLATGR; this is encoded by the coding sequence TTGAACAAGGCCCGCGCGGGAAACGTCTTTCTTGCGGGCGTCGGCGGGCAGGGGATCCTCCTGGCCTCCGAGGTCCTGTGCGAGGCGTTTCTCCTCTCCGGGTACGACGTGAAGAAGAGCGAGGTCCACGGCATGGCCCAGCGCGGAGGTGCCGTCACCACTCACCTGCGGTTCGGAAAGAAAGTCCACTCCCCGCTCATCGAGCCCGGGACCGCGGACCTGCTGGTCGCCTTCGAAAAGATGGAGGCCCTGCGGTTCGCGCACTACCTGTCCCCGGGCGGCGCGGCGCTCGTCAACGCGCAGGAGATCCTCCCGCCGTCGGTGTCGACGGGCAAGGAGCGCTATCCGTCGCGGATCGAGGAGCGGCTCCGGGAGTTCACGCCGAACCTGTTCGTGGTCGACGCGCTGGCGGCGGCCCTTTCGCTGCACGAGGTGCGGGCGGTCAACATCGTGATGGTGGGCGCGGCTTCCCACTTTTTGCCGCTCGCGGAGGAGGCTTACGTCGAAGCGTTGCGCGCCGCCCTGCCGGCGAAGATCGTAGAGGTGAACATACGGGCGTTCCGCACGGGGCGTGGGATCCTGCCGACGCTCGCGACCGGGCGATAA
- a CDS encoding indolepyruvate ferredoxin oxidoreductase subunit alpha codes for MSVPARQLIKLLSGNEAIARGAFEAGVKVASAYPGTPSTEILENLARYEGVYAEWAPNEKVAVEVALGASMAGARALAAMKHVGVNVAADPIFTASYTGVRGGFVIVTADDPEMHSSQNEQDNRHYAVAAKIPMLEPSDSEEAKEFTRIAFALSEEFDTPVFLRTTTRISHAKGTVRLGEVAGAAFPPGFVRDTSKWVMLPQNARARHVLVEERMRALAEFAETFPGNRIEWGDRSLGVITAGVSYQYVREAFPDASVLKLGMAHPLPSRLIREFAAGVTRLVVVEELDPHIETHVKALGIPVQGKERIPLVGELDPRIVREGIAGGSAPVHPREEVPSRPPNLCPGCPHRGLFYVLTKLKVIVAGDIGCYTLAALPPLGGMDTCVCMGASIGNAFGIEKALGKAALGKVVAVIGDSTFIHSGITGLIDIVYNRGFTTVIILDNRTTAMTGAQENPATGRTLMEDPTHRLDLPGLCRAIGVEHVYTVNPHDMAQTEAVLRRELSREAPSVVITEAPCVLLPEHRKKKRPVYEVIPDLCTGCKACGKLGCPAIEWVPFTTKEAVAAGKKAAQKGMSRIHPLLCDGCNQCPPLCKFKAILEKKD; via the coding sequence TTGTCCGTACCGGCAAGACAGCTCATCAAACTTCTGTCCGGAAACGAGGCCATCGCCCGCGGTGCCTTCGAAGCGGGGGTCAAGGTCGCCTCCGCCTATCCCGGGACGCCGAGCACGGAGATCCTGGAGAACCTCGCCCGGTACGAGGGGGTGTACGCGGAGTGGGCCCCCAACGAAAAGGTGGCGGTGGAGGTCGCCCTCGGGGCCTCGATGGCCGGCGCGCGGGCGCTTGCGGCCATGAAGCACGTGGGCGTCAACGTGGCGGCGGACCCGATCTTCACCGCGTCCTACACCGGCGTGCGGGGCGGGTTCGTCATCGTCACCGCGGACGACCCGGAAATGCACTCCTCCCAGAACGAGCAGGACAACCGGCATTACGCGGTGGCGGCCAAGATCCCCATGCTCGAGCCCTCCGACTCGGAGGAGGCAAAGGAGTTCACGAGGATCGCCTTCGCGCTGTCGGAGGAGTTCGACACTCCCGTTTTCCTGCGGACGACGACCCGCATCTCCCACGCCAAGGGAACGGTCCGGCTCGGAGAGGTGGCCGGGGCGGCGTTCCCCCCCGGTTTCGTCCGCGACACGTCCAAGTGGGTCATGCTCCCCCAGAACGCCAGGGCGCGCCACGTTCTCGTGGAAGAGCGGATGCGGGCGCTTGCGGAGTTCGCGGAAACGTTTCCCGGCAACCGGATCGAGTGGGGGGACCGTTCGCTGGGGGTGATCACCGCCGGGGTTTCCTACCAGTACGTCCGGGAGGCGTTTCCCGACGCCTCCGTCCTGAAGCTGGGGATGGCGCATCCCCTGCCTTCACGGCTCATCCGCGAGTTCGCGGCGGGGGTAACGCGGCTCGTGGTCGTTGAGGAGCTCGATCCCCACATCGAGACGCACGTGAAGGCGTTGGGCATACCGGTGCAGGGGAAGGAGCGGATTCCCCTCGTCGGCGAGCTCGACCCCCGGATCGTCCGGGAAGGGATCGCCGGGGGGAGCGCGCCGGTGCATCCACGGGAAGAAGTTCCGTCCCGCCCCCCCAACCTCTGCCCGGGCTGTCCGCACCGCGGGCTGTTTTATGTCCTCACCAAGCTGAAAGTCATCGTTGCGGGGGACATCGGCTGCTACACTCTCGCGGCGCTGCCCCCGCTGGGGGGGATGGACACCTGCGTCTGCATGGGCGCCTCCATCGGGAATGCGTTCGGCATCGAGAAGGCGCTGGGGAAGGCGGCGCTGGGAAAAGTCGTCGCGGTCATCGGAGATTCCACCTTCATCCACTCCGGGATAACAGGGCTCATCGACATCGTCTACAACCGCGGCTTCACCACGGTGATTATCCTGGACAACCGGACCACCGCGATGACGGGCGCCCAGGAGAACCCCGCGACGGGCAGGACGCTGATGGAGGATCCGACCCACCGGCTCGACCTGCCGGGGCTGTGCCGGGCGATCGGCGTCGAGCACGTGTACACGGTCAACCCGCACGACATGGCGCAGACCGAGGCGGTCCTCCGGCGGGAGCTCTCCCGGGAAGCGCCGTCCGTCGTCATCACCGAGGCGCCGTGCGTGCTCCTGCCCGAACACCGGAAGAAAAAGCGCCCGGTCTATGAGGTGATCCCGGACCTGTGCACCGGCTGCAAGGCGTGCGGCAAACTCGGCTGCCCCGCCATCGAGTGGGTGCCGTTCACGACCAAGGAGGCGGTGGCGGCGGGAAAGAAGGCCGCCCAGAAGGGGATGTCCCGGATCCACCCCCTCCTGTGCGACGGCTGCAACCAGTGCCCTCCCCTGTGCAAGTTCAAGGCGATCCTGGAGAAGAAGGATTGA
- a CDS encoding tRNA (guanosine(37)-N1)-methyltransferase TrmD: protein MRVDILTLFPGIVSGPLDHSILSKAREAGFLTVEVHDLRDFAAGKHRVTDEPPFGGGGGMVMKPEPIFAGVEALRERFGPGKAVLLSPHGEPLTSALARKLSAEDHLILVCGRYEGVDQRVADHLADLEVSIGDYVLTGGELPALVLVDAVARFLPGVLGDPLASSRDSFEEGLLEAPQYTRPRTFRGHAVPDVLLSGDHAAIEKWRREEATRRTVERRPDLANKKLTPGKGVE, encoded by the coding sequence ATGCGAGTTGATATCCTTACGCTTTTTCCCGGGATCGTTTCCGGGCCGCTCGACCACAGCATTCTTTCCAAGGCCAGGGAAGCGGGGTTCCTGACGGTCGAGGTGCACGACCTTCGGGATTTCGCTGCGGGCAAGCACCGTGTGACCGACGAGCCGCCGTTCGGGGGGGGCGGCGGAATGGTGATGAAGCCGGAGCCGATCTTCGCGGGGGTGGAAGCCTTGAGGGAGCGGTTCGGGCCCGGGAAGGCCGTCCTGCTCTCCCCCCACGGGGAACCCCTCACTTCGGCGCTCGCCCGGAAGCTGTCCGCGGAGGATCACCTGATCCTGGTCTGCGGGCGCTACGAGGGGGTCGACCAGCGCGTGGCGGACCACCTGGCCGACCTGGAAGTCTCCATCGGCGATTACGTCCTGACCGGCGGGGAGCTGCCCGCGCTCGTTCTCGTCGACGCGGTGGCGCGGTTCCTCCCCGGCGTGCTGGGGGATCCACTGGCCTCCTCCCGCGATTCCTTCGAGGAGGGGCTGCTCGAGGCGCCGCAATATACCCGCCCGCGCACGTTCCGCGGCCACGCGGTGCCGGACGTGCTCCTCTCGGGGGATCACGCCGCGATCGAGAAATGGCGCCGCGAGGAGGCTACGCGGCGGACCGTGGAAAGACGCCCCGATCTCGCCAATAAAAAGTTGACACCCGGCAAGGGCGTGGAATAG
- a CDS encoding 30S ribosomal protein S16 produces MAVKIRLTRTGRKKLPSYRVVVADSEAPRDGKFLERVGTYNPRENPARFQVDEQLILRWLRKGAQPTETVKSLLKKAGVWKKFLDGKREKPAVA; encoded by the coding sequence ATGGCGGTAAAGATCCGGCTGACGCGGACGGGCAGGAAGAAGCTTCCTTCCTACCGGGTGGTGGTGGCGGACTCCGAGGCTCCCCGGGACGGCAAGTTCCTCGAAAGGGTCGGCACCTATAACCCGAGGGAGAACCCTGCCCGTTTTCAGGTGGACGAACAGCTGATCTTGCGGTGGCTCCGCAAGGGGGCGCAGCCGACGGAGACGGTCAAGAGCCTGCTCAAGAAGGCGGGCGTCTGGAAGAAGTTCCTGGACGGGAAGCGGGAGAAACCGGCTGTCGCGTGA
- a CDS encoding amino acid-binding protein → MKVEQISIFLENKSGRLAEVTGILSRSGVNIRALSLADTADFGILRLIVNDTNRAKTVLKESGFTVAKTEVIALEVPDKPGGLGSILKILDAAGINVEYMYAFVQRSGDNAIIIFRFDELDKAIRVLLDAGVRILRGEEVYAL, encoded by the coding sequence ATGAAGGTCGAGCAGATTTCGATTTTCCTGGAGAACAAGTCGGGGCGCCTGGCGGAGGTGACGGGGATCCTCTCGCGGTCGGGCGTCAACATCCGGGCGCTCTCGCTGGCCGACACCGCCGACTTCGGGATCCTGCGCCTGATCGTAAACGACACCAACCGGGCGAAGACGGTCCTGAAGGAGAGCGGGTTCACGGTGGCCAAGACGGAGGTGATTGCCCTGGAGGTGCCCGACAAGCCGGGCGGCCTGGGGAGCATCCTGAAAATCCTGGACGCCGCCGGGATCAACGTGGAATATATGTACGCCTTCGTCCAGAGGTCGGGGGACAACGCGATCATCATCTTCCGGTTCGACGAGCTGGACAAGGCCATCCGGGTGCTTCTCGACGCCGGAGTTCGTATTTTGAGGGGGGAGGAAGTGTACGCGCTGTAA
- a CDS encoding 16S rRNA processing protein RimM — MAGGIKVKAISGNPSGLLAARSLRLCGKPDLGGSGGRGFEVNAAQRSGGCAVFSLKGIETLEAARELVGARVFVRRKELPPPGEDEYFVVDLVGCAVIAADGVPIGRVAGVVSGPAHDWLEIRRSGGGEALLPVVSEFVREVDVAGRRIVVTPPEGWLDAS; from the coding sequence GTGGCGGGCGGCATAAAGGTGAAGGCGATCTCCGGCAACCCGTCTGGACTTCTCGCGGCGCGTTCCCTGCGCTTATGCGGGAAGCCGGATCTGGGCGGTTCGGGAGGACGCGGATTCGAGGTGAACGCGGCACAGCGGTCGGGGGGCTGTGCCGTTTTTTCGTTGAAGGGGATCGAAACCCTGGAAGCTGCGAGGGAGCTGGTCGGGGCCCGCGTCTTCGTCCGCAGGAAGGAACTTCCGCCGCCGGGGGAAGATGAGTACTTCGTCGTCGACCTCGTCGGGTGCGCGGTGATCGCCGCGGACGGCGTCCCCATCGGCCGCGTGGCAGGCGTCGTTTCCGGCCCCGCCCACGACTGGCTGGAAATCCGCCGTTCCGGAGGAGGGGAGGCGCTCCTGCCGGTCGTTTCGGAATTTGTCCGGGAAGTGGACGTTGCGGGACGCCGCATCGTCGTGACCCCCCCGGAGGGGTGGCTGGATGCGAGTTGA
- a CDS encoding branched-chain amino acid ABC transporter substrate-binding protein, whose product MTMRRGMVFGIVAVVLLAAGTVQAAEPIKIGAILSITGPASFLGAPEAKTLEMLVEEQNKMGGVKGHKIELIIKDSGASPEKAFSFAKQLIEEDKVFAIIGPSTSGETMKIKSVAEVGKTILLSCAAAETIVNPVAKYVFKTPQKDSDAVVKIFQQMKMMKISKIGVLSSNTGFGQAGEAQIMKLAPDHGIKVVVNEVYDKAASDLTAEVTKVKAAGVEAILNWSIEPAQAIVIKNARQIGFKGPIFQSHGFGNIKYVEAAGEAAEGMLFPAGRLLVADVLPKSNPQKALLVKYKKDYESRYKEDASTFGGHAYDAFIILVKGIEKAKSVDKEAVRSAIEQLTGVIGTGGIFNFSATDHNGLNVDAFEMLTVTKGKFDILKQK is encoded by the coding sequence ATGACGATGAGAAGGGGAATGGTTTTTGGAATCGTGGCGGTGGTCCTGCTGGCCGCGGGGACGGTTCAGGCGGCGGAGCCGATCAAGATCGGGGCGATTTTATCGATCACCGGCCCGGCGTCGTTCCTGGGGGCGCCTGAGGCGAAGACCCTCGAGATGCTCGTCGAGGAGCAGAACAAGATGGGAGGCGTCAAGGGACACAAGATCGAGCTCATCATCAAGGATTCCGGCGCCAGCCCGGAAAAGGCGTTCTCGTTCGCCAAGCAGCTGATCGAGGAGGACAAGGTGTTCGCGATCATCGGCCCCTCGACGAGCGGCGAGACGATGAAGATCAAGAGCGTCGCCGAGGTGGGGAAGACGATCCTTCTGTCCTGCGCAGCGGCCGAGACGATCGTCAACCCCGTGGCGAAGTACGTGTTCAAGACGCCGCAGAAGGACAGCGACGCGGTCGTCAAGATCTTCCAGCAGATGAAGATGATGAAGATCTCCAAGATCGGCGTCCTGTCGAGCAACACCGGCTTCGGCCAGGCGGGGGAGGCGCAGATCATGAAGCTCGCGCCGGACCACGGCATCAAGGTCGTGGTTAACGAAGTGTATGACAAGGCCGCATCGGACCTCACGGCCGAGGTGACGAAGGTCAAGGCTGCCGGGGTCGAGGCGATCCTGAACTGGTCCATCGAGCCGGCGCAGGCGATCGTGATCAAGAACGCTCGCCAGATCGGGTTCAAGGGCCCCATCTTCCAGAGCCACGGGTTCGGGAACATCAAGTACGTAGAGGCCGCGGGCGAGGCGGCCGAAGGGATGCTTTTCCCCGCCGGCCGGCTGCTCGTTGCGGACGTGCTTCCGAAGAGCAATCCCCAGAAGGCGCTCCTCGTCAAGTACAAGAAGGACTACGAGTCCAGGTACAAGGAGGATGCGAGCACCTTCGGAGGGCATGCCTATGACGCCTTCATCATCCTCGTGAAGGGGATCGAGAAGGCGAAATCCGTCGACAAGGAGGCGGTCCGTTCCGCCATCGAGCAGCTTACGGGCGTCATTGGCACAGGCGGGATCTTCAACTTCTCGGCGACGGACCATAACGGCCTCAACGTCGATGCCTTCGAGATGCTGACGGTAACGAAGGGGAAATTCGACATCCTGAAGCAGAAATAG
- a CDS encoding ribonuclease HII — MDSFETRARAMGYRAIAGVDEAGRGPLAGPVVAAAVILPPGFRPEGIRDSKALSPAARKRAHTRITAEAVSFAVAHSTPEEIEEVNILRASLLAMRRAVERLFPPPDFLYVDGTFPVPCAVSQETLVAGDSRCLSVMAASILAKVARDEMMEEFDRVYPGYGFSSHKGYPTRKHLAALRNLGPCPIHRKTFRGVRTQP, encoded by the coding sequence TTGGATAGCTTCGAGACCCGGGCCCGCGCGATGGGGTATCGCGCGATCGCCGGCGTCGACGAGGCCGGACGGGGGCCGCTGGCCGGCCCGGTCGTAGCGGCCGCCGTCATCCTCCCGCCGGGGTTTCGCCCCGAGGGGATCCGCGATTCGAAGGCTCTTTCCCCCGCCGCACGGAAGCGTGCGCACACCCGGATCACGGCGGAGGCGGTTTCCTTTGCCGTCGCCCATTCCACCCCCGAAGAGATCGAAGAGGTCAACATCCTGCGGGCCTCGCTGCTCGCCATGCGGCGGGCCGTCGAGCGTCTTTTTCCACCGCCCGATTTCCTCTACGTCGACGGAACGTTCCCGGTTCCGTGCGCCGTATCGCAGGAGACGCTGGTGGCCGGGGATTCCCGCTGCCTCTCGGTGATGGCGGCTTCCATCCTGGCCAAGGTTGCAAGGGACGAAATGATGGAGGAGTTCGACCGCGTGTACCCCGGCTACGGTTTCTCCTCCCACAAAGGGTACCCGACCCGCAAACACCTCGCGGCCCTCCGCAATCTGGGTCCCTGCCCGATCCACAGGAAGACCTTCCGCGGAGTGAGAACCCAACCATGA
- a CDS encoding YraN family protein produces MSFPPESTRESGAEAEAAACAFLEASGMRIVERNFQVRGGEVDIVAREGDILVFVEVRFREGEEFGAPEETVGLAKRRRIVSTAREYISRIPWDSWREARFDVVAVVGTGPDTLIRHYPGAFDARGKLI; encoded by the coding sequence ATGAGTTTCCCCCCCGAGTCCACGCGGGAGTCAGGGGCCGAAGCGGAAGCGGCGGCCTGCGCGTTCCTCGAGGCGAGTGGGATGCGGATCGTGGAGCGCAATTTCCAAGTCCGGGGAGGAGAGGTCGACATCGTTGCGCGGGAGGGGGACATCCTGGTCTTCGTCGAGGTCCGCTTCCGGGAAGGGGAAGAATTCGGCGCACCGGAGGAGACGGTGGGGCTGGCCAAACGGCGCAGGATTGTCTCCACGGCGAGGGAGTACATCAGCCGAATCCCGTGGGATTCGTGGAGGGAGGCCCGCTTCGACGTCGTCGCCGTCGTCGGGACGGGGCCGGACACCCTCATTCGGCATTACCCGGGCGCCTTCGACGCCCGCGGAAAACTGATTTAG
- a CDS encoding pyrophosphate--fructose-6-phosphate 1-phosphotransferase — translation MKIGVLTGGGDCPGLNAVIRAVVRKSDAYDSRVIGIRNGWKGLVELAPMDLDIKMVSGILHIGGTIIGTSRTNPFKDPSGPDMVLRNFRLLGLDAMVAIGGEDTLGAASKLYEKGLPVVGVPKTIDNDLSGTDFTFGFDTAVSIATDAIDRIHTTAESHNRVMVVEVMGRNAGWIATFSGIAGGADVVLIPEKRIDLDEVCDLILRRHSRGKSFSIVVVAEGAKFAEKPGTDPQLIVQETKTDEFGHVRLGGISQLLAGEIEKRTRFETRWVVLGHIQRGGSPTAHDRVLATRFGIFATEMVHRGEFGKMAALQGNRIVAVPLAEATAQIKTVDMGLYAIAEEFFG, via the coding sequence ATGAAAATCGGGGTACTGACGGGCGGGGGGGATTGCCCGGGGCTGAACGCCGTCATCCGCGCCGTCGTCCGGAAGTCGGATGCCTACGATTCGCGTGTGATCGGCATCCGGAACGGCTGGAAGGGTCTGGTCGAGTTGGCCCCAATGGACCTCGATATAAAGATGGTTTCCGGTATCCTGCACATCGGGGGAACGATCATCGGAACTTCCCGCACCAATCCCTTCAAGGACCCATCCGGCCCCGACATGGTGCTGCGGAACTTCCGGCTTCTGGGGCTCGACGCCATGGTCGCGATCGGCGGGGAGGACACCCTCGGCGCGGCGAGCAAACTCTACGAGAAGGGCCTGCCGGTCGTCGGCGTCCCCAAGACGATCGACAACGACCTTTCCGGCACCGACTTTACGTTCGGCTTCGACACGGCGGTCAGCATCGCAACCGACGCCATCGACCGGATCCATACCACGGCCGAATCGCACAACCGGGTCATGGTGGTGGAGGTGATGGGACGCAACGCCGGGTGGATCGCCACCTTCTCGGGAATCGCCGGCGGGGCGGACGTCGTCCTCATCCCCGAGAAGCGGATCGACCTCGACGAAGTATGCGACCTGATTCTCCGGCGCCACAGCCGCGGGAAGAGCTTCAGCATCGTTGTCGTCGCCGAGGGGGCGAAATTCGCGGAGAAGCCCGGTACGGACCCGCAGCTCATCGTCCAGGAGACCAAGACCGACGAGTTCGGACACGTCCGCCTGGGCGGGATCTCCCAGCTCCTCGCCGGGGAGATCGAAAAGCGTACGCGGTTCGAGACCCGCTGGGTCGTGCTCGGCCACATCCAGCGCGGCGGCTCGCCGACGGCCCACGACCGGGTCCTCGCCACACGTTTCGGCATCTTCGCCACCGAGATGGTGCACCGGGGCGAGTTCGGGAAGATGGCCGCGCTCCAGGGGAACCGGATCGTCGCCGTCCCCCTGGCGGAGGCGACCGCCCAGATCAAGACGGTAGACATGGGGCTGTACGCCATCGCCGAGGAGTTTTTCGGCTAA
- a CDS encoding phenylacetate--CoA ligase yields the protein MIWNDEFETLPREAMEALQVKRLREQVDRVYATVPFYRAKLSEAGFKPGDIRKLSDLAKLPFTDKNDMRDTYPFGMFAIPMERVVRIHASSGTTGKPVVVGYTRRDIDTWSELMARTLCCGGATSGDVVHNSYGYGLFTGGLGAHYGAEKIGATVIPMSGGNTKRQIMIMQDFGSTILLCTPSYALNIAEVMAEEGIDPGKLRLKCGMFGAEPWSESMRKEIEKKLKISALDIYGLSEVIGPGVSSECLEEKHGLHISEDHFLPEIINPETGNAMPYGETGELVFTTVTKEAFPVIRYRTRDISKLIPTPCSCGRTLVRMERISGRTDDMLIIRGVNVFPSQIEAVLMDVEGVEPHYQLIVSREGSLDVLEVQVEVNESIFSDAIKGLEALSRRIEHDIKDLLGVSCKVKLVEPKTIQRSEGKAKRVIDKRKI from the coding sequence ATGATCTGGAACGACGAGTTCGAAACGCTGCCGCGCGAAGCGATGGAGGCGCTGCAGGTCAAGCGCCTGCGAGAGCAGGTCGACCGCGTTTATGCCACGGTCCCGTTCTACCGGGCCAAGCTGTCGGAAGCGGGGTTCAAGCCCGGGGACATCCGGAAGCTCTCCGACCTGGCGAAGCTTCCCTTCACCGACAAGAACGACATGAGAGACACCTACCCCTTCGGCATGTTCGCCATACCGATGGAGCGGGTCGTGCGGATCCACGCCTCGTCGGGGACGACGGGCAAGCCCGTGGTGGTCGGGTACACCCGGCGCGACATCGACACCTGGTCGGAGCTCATGGCTCGCACCCTCTGCTGCGGCGGGGCGACCAGCGGGGACGTGGTGCACAACTCCTACGGATACGGTCTGTTCACCGGTGGCCTCGGCGCGCACTACGGCGCCGAGAAGATCGGTGCCACGGTCATCCCGATGTCGGGGGGAAACACCAAGCGCCAGATCATGATCATGCAGGATTTCGGGTCCACGATCCTTTTGTGCACCCCCTCCTACGCGCTGAACATCGCCGAGGTGATGGCGGAGGAGGGGATCGACCCGGGGAAGCTCCGCCTCAAGTGCGGCATGTTCGGCGCCGAGCCGTGGAGCGAGTCGATGCGCAAGGAAATCGAGAAGAAGCTAAAGATCAGCGCGCTCGACATCTACGGCCTCTCCGAGGTCATCGGTCCCGGCGTCTCCTCCGAGTGCCTCGAGGAGAAGCACGGGCTCCACATCTCGGAGGACCATTTCCTTCCGGAGATCATCAATCCCGAAACCGGAAACGCCATGCCTTACGGGGAGACGGGCGAGCTGGTCTTCACCACGGTGACGAAGGAGGCCTTTCCCGTCATCCGATACCGGACGCGGGACATCTCGAAGCTGATCCCCACGCCCTGTTCCTGCGGGAGGACGCTCGTCCGGATGGAAAGGATCTCGGGGCGTACGGACGACATGCTCATCATCCGCGGCGTCAACGTCTTCCCGTCCCAGATCGAGGCGGTGCTGATGGATGTGGAAGGTGTGGAGCCGCACTATCAGCTGATCGTCTCCCGAGAGGGCTCCCTGGATGTCCTCGAGGTCCAGGTGGAGGTCAATGAATCGATCTTCTCCGACGCGATCAAGGGACTGGAGGCGCTGTCCCGCCGGATCGAGCACGACATCAAGGACTTGCTGGGCGTATCGTGCAAGGTGAAGCTCGTCGAGCCGAAGACGATCCAGCGCAGCGAAGGGAAAGCGAAGCGGGTCATCGACAAGCGGAAGATTTAA
- a CDS encoding 50S ribosomal protein L19, with the protein MSLLKEVEKSQLRSNLPVFKVGDTIRVYSRIKEGEKERVQYFEGIVIGFHRNGVSTTFKVRKESYGVGVERTYPMHSPLLEKIVVKKKGDVRRAKLFFLREVSGKKARIREKKDWLGKKGVAVPAEGTPERPVEGTAPTEVAAAPETTESKE; encoded by the coding sequence ATGAGTCTCCTCAAGGAAGTGGAAAAATCGCAACTTCGAAGCAATCTGCCGGTATTCAAAGTGGGGGACACGATCCGCGTGTACTCGCGCATCAAGGAAGGCGAGAAGGAGCGCGTCCAGTACTTCGAGGGGATCGTCATCGGTTTCCACCGCAACGGCGTTTCCACCACCTTCAAGGTCCGTAAGGAGTCCTATGGAGTGGGAGTAGAGCGGACGTACCCGATGCACTCCCCGCTCCTCGAAAAGATCGTCGTCAAGAAGAAGGGGGACGTCCGCCGGGCGAAGCTCTTCTTCCTGCGCGAGGTGTCCGGAAAGAAGGCGCGCATCCGCGAGAAGAAGGACTGGCTGGGGAAGAAAGGGGTCGCCGTCCCCGCCGAAGGGACCCCGGAGCGCCCGGTGGAGGGGACTGCCCCAACGGAAGTCGCGGCGGCACCGGAAACGACGGAGAGCAAAGAGTAG